Part of the Vanacampus margaritifer isolate UIUO_Vmar chromosome 12, RoL_Vmar_1.0, whole genome shotgun sequence genome, ttggagatcatttatttgttggctgaggaattccatacttaccttaaatcctttcacctcctcgcagattagggagaggacctctaactttttatttatggactccagcatactgaccgagacctccgtagtagttaggtcgtccgtgtccgtcgctgagtcattctttctctttttagagggtttcttagacggtttctcgacggaagagtcctccatcgcgcagttgtaaaaataaccgtcaatgaagcgttcgaggtcctccacgttggatggtattccaaatctgtcggatgaaagagaaaagagaaaagccaagatatatgatggttaaactcgaattagtttagcataatagagctagttctatcttagcagctgggcgctgccatgttggggtgtcccggtctcgctgtaggtctcgcgataatcacaacatctcgcgcatgcgtctcctcctctgccctatgtgtctattaacaaagtgtattgtgcaaaactagtgcaatgagttaagaggagtgACCAGCGGGGCCCTTCCCAACCAGGCGGGGGCAGGAGGTGTTTgttgaacctgctttgtgaattGGACCCAAGATATTGATATTGTAAGTTTGCTGCACTTTGCAGGTTGGACATCACTGAAAACATTAATCATCAACAGAGAGGTATAATTAAAATATCAATTACATACTTTTACAGTAACGGATgccactgttaaaaaaaaatataccaaaaaatgtaaattaaaaaaaaaatgccccagTCTTGTTTGTCtctatattttgtttcatttccaCATATTTTGCCagcttgtatttttcttttgcatCTACAATAaaaactccccccaaaaatcttaaCATGAATTTTTCCATGTAACATTTGTTCCCCTGTACTTTTGCAGACCTGGAAATTCATAAAATCAAGTTTCAAACTTACAAAGTAACCCTGACAATAATAAAGTTTTCCATCTGATGCTAGCATTTTTCAGGTGCAACTTGAAGAAACTGAGCGCAGTTATTCGCATGCATCAGCttgcttgacatttttttcgCATTCAATAAAGTCCTGGCTTGTTGTCCAATAATAATCTTTGTTAATAAATGCGGCAAAGCTGTCAAATGTGTTGATGGTGACACATAAAGGCACAGCAGACCACGCTAATAATTCAATAACATCAATGTAATAAGCACACGGGAATATCTGCTGCGAGCTCGCATGCGCTCTTGGTTGTCATGTTTGCGGCACCCAGGTCTCACCTACGCCACCTCGACAAGCGCTAATGGCCAATTTCAATTCGTGACTTGACTTTGGCGTCGCTTACCGCCGTGAGCCGAGCTGCAACGAACAATGTCAGTGTCAAATTACCCTGACGCAGGAAGCCCGGTTTACGCGCAAGTATCGGGATTAGATGACAGCATTGGTGACCTTGGCAACAAGCCATTAACGGAAGGCTCTCTAGAGAGGAGTTGGGAGGGTGGTGGAAGACTGCGGCAATCTTCCCTTCCCTCGGAGGGGTTGGCTGCCCTAGGAGAGAGACGCTGAACGATAACCACAAAGAGGCTTTAACTGCACTTGTATTGAGGAATCCCCTTTTCTGTCTTCTCTGCAGTCACGGCAACCGTTGCAATCATGCTGACTGGACCAGATCTCCTTGCCACCTCGCGTCCACGCTTTCCTTCAACATatttcccttttctttcttgCTACCTTGAAAAGTCACACATGCTTACATACACACAGGCTGCATAGTTATCCAACAATCACTGGCTTACACAAACATAAGGATGTTAGGTGAAAACAAAAGATTAGTGAGGGGAAATTCAAGGtcaggaaaacattttaaaaaaataattaaagaaacatataaatacgttattGGAAGTGAATATTTGGGTTTGACTGAGTTTTATTGTGTGTACAATGGACCTCACGCATACTTGAGCATTTGAAGATTCactctgtttttcaaaaaaaaattcaatatttaaaaatgttttgtttgtttgtttttgggggggtctgaccaccaccaccaccaccactcccCCCACAATTTCTTTCCGTGTAAGTTTTATAagcattttttgaagaatttaatgggttaaaaaatatataaatatattgtatatttttccccccaaatgtgTCAATTAGGGCCCGGCCTCTGTTGCTATTACAGTAAATGTATATAAGACTTTCCCTACAGAAAAAAGGTTTGAATAAgactaacattaaaaaaaaaatgcatgggtTAAAATATGACATCCACAAATTCCCCACAATTTGCGTTGTTTACTACCATAAAGCTCCCAAAAGTTGAAcgggttggaaaaaaaacaactactgtAAACCCTCAAAAGCTGTGCAGGTTAAAACTACACTACCATGAAAACATCACAATTAGTTTGAATAAGGCCactgggaagaaaaaaactcacataaAACTACTGTAAAAATCAAAAGATGCAGGTTAAAAAAGGTTAATAATCAAATAATAGTTCATAGTTCGTACAAAATGCATCTAGTTACGGAAAAATGCTCTCTGATGTGTAGCATCATAGCATGATAAAtgaacaacagttttttttttccatgagcgGCTGAATGCGGAAGGTGTGACAGCACAGTGGGACTAATTGATTGATGGCGGCATTGGCCATCTTCAGCCTTTGAGCCTTTTTTCCATAAAACCACAACCACAAGCTCCATGCTCTATGCGTGTGTCTACCGCTTAATCCTTGAGCCCTCTTCAACcccccctgctgctgctctcaTTACGCAATCATTTAATACGCACACACGATAGCCGAGTGGGAGACAAACAACTGCGGCGAAGGCCCTACAAAGACACATCAGAATATGCTGGAAGGGAATGACAGAAAGTGGATGTAAAGGAATTGAGGACTTTATTTGTGAATCTTGATTCCCTCACTCGTCAGCCTCCCTATAATGATCGTCACGAGTTCCTTGCTTTAGGCAGATGGTCCAACAGGAGGTCTTCTTATCTTCACTGCCAGGAATTTTGCATGTGGACGTAATCGGTGACGTCTTGGATAGTCTCTGATCGTACGTTAAACAAAAACTGTTCTACAAAATGCATTGCTCTTCTACACAGCCCTGTTCAAATCAGGAAGTTTGGGGGGGACTGTCCCATCTCGTGCAAAAACCCAAGCCCACGGATTAAACAAGACTAGTATGTCACTGTATCACTGCATCACTGTTTTGAATTCTAACCGTGTTGTACTCCTAAAGCCAGAttgcaagtcaagtcaagccatttttatttatatacactTTCAAACAGCCGTAGTGTTTATATTTTCCATAGTGCTTGTCACATTTGCTGACAATGCATTTTATGAAAACCGCTGTAGACGTTTTTCATATTAGTTTATAAGTTTTGATGGCAGCAGCCATAAGGCGTTAATGACTTATTAAAAGAGTACATGCAGCAGTGGTTTCCGctttaaagcaacacttgcATCATAAGCAGTCTGCCTGGGTACCACGGTCTGCTTTTGTACTGTGCAGCAGCTGatcctcaacacacacacaaaaagatccCTGGAGACTATTCAGTGGGGATGATGTATGAGCTATAGGTCAGCCTTTGAGAACGCCGTGATAAAAGATTATTTGCGGGTTAATCACAACAAAAGCTGTTTTTATCTTATAATGGGATTAATCAATAAGCAATTGTACTGTTTCTCAGAATAAGATGACACTAGTGAATGTGACACTGGATTATCAGTGTGAAAAAGGAAAGCAAGGTCACCTTGTAGAAAGAACGGCACCAGGAAGGAGACGAAAATTCAGGAGGCTGCGCATGGTCGCTGAAGGGTCCTGGTTTGTCAGTGACAGCTGGCATCGCAAATGCCTGCGGACAAATGCCAAGACAGATCAACAGCAGAGCCAGTAAGAGGACCGGACAGCTTTTTAATACAAAGGACCTGAAGTTTTAATACAAAGGCCCTGAAAAGACGCTGCCACCaccctattattttttttacctagtTAGGTGTCTGATATTGTTTCAATTACCGTTAGTTAACAGCATAATTGCCTAAGatatatttgaacattttcagacaacaagaataaaacacaacaaattccaacacaacAATTTACCACCACCAATTGCGGTCCTCTTGTGTTTTCCATGCAACATCCTCTGCCTCTTGTCATGTCCAGGTGTGTGTCCTTGTCTCGTTAATTTGCTCCTATTTAGTTCCCTCCTTCCCTGCATTCCATGTTGGATCACTTGTTTTTGTCAAAGAGTCTATCAGTCGTCCTGTCCTTGcccgtgtgttttgtttgttactttgcatTCACTTTTTGGTCGTTTGTTAAGTTTTTCCACGTTCCTCgtttgcctttttgttgttattttggaaATTAATACCTTTTTGTTGATCACCTGCAATCCGGCCTCGCCTCCCTgaatcctgcatttgggtcctcaccCCCCAATCGTAACACCTGGCctcatattataaaaaaaatacatcttaatATCAAAGTTTTTCTAATTTATCTTATATCTAAGTTTATTCTTGAACCtttagcatagcagctaacacaGCTATCATGTATGTATGCTTGTGGAAAAACTGTTTATATTGGCATTTGATTTGCGACCCCAATTAATTGAGCAATatctttgaaatatatttttccaggTGCCTGAGAATCTATAACAGGGTTGTGGCAAACagcaaaataagacaaataaaaatgtgtcataAGTGCACTGTTGACTATCAATGGTACAAATATCATGTCATGTGGTCCCAATCATTTCATGCTGACGTAACCACAAAACCTGCATGTTTCCTTCAACATAATCACATTATAAATTTCCAGCAACCATTTTTATGCTGACTAACCAAATGTCAAAATGCAACAACACATTTTCCATGTGTCATCTGTGCGGGTGCAAGCACTCTTCTCTTTGTACCATTCGTATTTGGCACGTATTTCTACCGTCACTCCATTTATTCAGAGTGATTCAATTAAGCCGACCGAAAGGACAGTAAGTGGCTTCCATCCTTGTGTACCATCTAAATTATTGATTAACTTCTTGTTTGAAACACAAGTTCAGTCTGTTTGTAAGTGTCATACAAACGGGGTCAGAGGTAGGTTTTCTCAAATCTCATAGCATTAGTTGGCAAGCATAAGAAGCATTTTGGAAGCATAAAAAGAAATTATGGCTAACATCGCTTAGCGGCTTATTTATATCAAGTGTAATAAATtagattttaaaaattacatgtttttattgtccaaaattaatcgattaattaaaaaaacttattttaattatttagatTCTATTCtcataattatatttaatattttgcatGTGTATCTGTCCACTCTGGCATTATGTTGTAACTGCCCCTTAAAGAAATCCAGATATTTAATGAGCAATGTCGttgcaaaataaacatttacactTGGCTTTGTAACTTTCATCAAATGTGTGTTGCTGCATTTTGTCTTAACATGTCTTCTCTGTCATTGTGAAATATAAAGacgtatatataaaaaaaaactttaaaaaatttgaaatatagTATATTTCTTAAACATTACACAATCAGCTTGTTAACTGAAttatgttgctaagtgaaggtccaccatgtgctcattaaatgctaacTTATTAAATGTCCACCCCATTATTgtccaaaatgaaaataaaacttttgatgtgttttttagGGGGCTgtaatggattaatggcatttcaataaATTTCATTGGGGTATGTTGAATtttagatttgagtgttttgagttacacgCGTGGTCTAGGAATGAAATAAACTCATaaatcaaggcaccactgtattgttATTATGTCAGTCCCGGATGTAGGTTTGCAAATTTGCTaaatttgtgacaaaaaaaatttatgtcCTAAAAGTGTCTTATGCAACGGTGACCTTAAGTAACCTTGACGGGGCGATGATGTCACCTAGTCTGTGACACTGTCTGGCTGGGGGGCAGCCATGAAAAAAACACTGTCACTAAGCACCCCCGGGTAGCACTGATATAGTTTGTGACACTTTTTCATAAAATTTCTTGTGCTTTAGGCTACGAGGCGGATGTTTCCGCGAATCCATCAGGACCTTACTAAGCTATTTTACACGGCGACTGCGAGCAGACGTTAGATTGCACCATGTCAATGAATAATGTAGAGTGTTCGCTCAGCTGCTGATAGATCGCGGCCGACGGAAATCACAGTTTCGTCTTCTGTAATGGTTTTCACCGCCATTGTCTAGTTGCGACATTATCATGCCCTCGTCTCGCAGCTTTccgatgaaaaaaaatgtagtagAGGCGAAAAGAAGCCTTTGACAACTTGTATATAGACCTTTTCACAATGACGTCACACTTCACAAAAGACTGAACTTTCTTTGATGGCGCCACTGGTAAACAAGTCCTTCAATGTCATTTGGCCAAGGCAGAGCACTCAGGAAAAAAGCTAAATGGCTGGACTGATGATTTGAGCCTTCTTTGCTACTGATGTAGTTTGAATGTAAGAAGTGCCAGTTGAAAAGATGTTACGTGAGGTTTATTGTTTCTTGGATCCCCATTAGCTCTTGCAATATACAAAAGCTAATAATAACAAAGGTCATTTGATTGCAAGGGAGATGTAAAAACGCCAGCCGTaatttacatttcaatgggtatgTTGATCTAAATATAGACATGGTGGCAATTCAGACATAGTTACCAAGATCATGGAGGGACTGGCTAATTAATTGTTGTAATTAACTGTTCAATTGCCAGGATTGATGGCAcagatgtagttttttttacgcGAAAAGGGGTAGAATGCTATGTTGTTGACATTAGCTTGAAGGCTAGATATTTTGTTTTGCTAAATTACTCATGCAAAAGCAAACCACAtaaaattcatttggattttttaaaggaaattatCATAAAACTAATCCTttcattatacagtatgtggtgGTGCAACTCCAAAcgatatttttgtcattatttcatCAGTAGTCTATCTCTTTCTGCCACCCAAAAGTCTTGGCGCCTGTTGTTGACAAACGTGGTGAAATTGTCTAGAGAAACAAAAAGAAGCCTTTAACATCTTGCAGAGGACACATCAGCGaactcattttgacatttaaaacagGACAGACTATCCGTAAAACTCAAGGTAGTTTGGGTTACCTCAAGCTTCAACAAATTAGTCATAACAAAAATAGGTTGTTGAGGTGTCGATCTCACACAGTTACTCAACTTACTCATATTGACACAGATGGCTTTGCAGAACTTGAAAGCCCAGATGGGCAAATGTTGAATAGGACGTTCTAATGCAGGTTTGAGGAAGCCAAATTTAGCCCACTTGGGTTTGGACCTTTTCAATTTTTCACAATATActacataaaatacaaaatataaactgCTGTTTGCGGGTAACGGTAAAGAAAACTGCCTAAATCTACTTTatctaaatgcaaaaaaaaattaattccgTAATGTGGCATTCTTTAGACCAGGGGCGGGCAAACTCGGTACttgagggccgaagtcctgcaggttttggagatttccctcttccaacacaagctgatttcaatcaacaggatagttatcaggcttatgcagaggttgctgatgagctgatcatatatcagctgtgttagagaaaagaaacatccaaaacttgcaggactccggccctcgaggaccgagtctgcccacccctgatttagacCATTAAATGCTTATATTCAATGCTTACATTTTTAAGAATGATTAAGGCCAGGGTTAAAATTTTAAGGATCTGATGATCAGAAAACACATCTTTTAATTCAGCCAAAGAGGACTGCGCAACACGGACTCGTAtcattttgtcatcatttcaTGTCTGCGCTTACCATTGTTGTTGACctgttgtgattatatttaaCTTGAATTCATGTCATTCATGCATGTTTTCCCTTTGACCATTTTCTCAtgttgttttgttcattttatgtttttgtttccacctgttcctgTCAGTGCTGTCCTTTGTGccaaccaatcagctccctccaaCCACTTGTATAATGGCCAGATGTACCTCGCTGCCTCATCAGTTGTATTTGCGTTCCCTGGTTTCGTTTGTTGTTGATATTGCTGTCATGTTAATCCAGTCATGCTGTTTCCTTTTGttgtgattgcaaaaaaaataaaaaataaaataaaataaaaataaaaattgtcaaTTAAGTATTTTGTTTCTTCCCAGTCCTTTGTTTGCCTGTTTGGTTTTGAAAATACATCCGGGTCCTCCACACTGCACCATGCAAATCTGCATTTGTGGCAaatttactttataaaatgCAGTATAAATTGTAGAAATGTTTATTataagtagtgctgtcaaagttaaagcgttaactgattaattaatcaccaaaaaatattgcattaatcatgtattaacgcagatttaTCACACTATTAATTCTGACTGCAGATAATCCTAGCCGACAGTGGATGGCTATGTTGAAGGtaacacaggttgtgtttgaacaataaacataactacatgctttACAGTCAagcatttaatacatgtttgcgtatgacattcagaatattttttcatgtcaaaCAGTGGATcaaaattttttaaagatttcctcataacattaaatgtcaaaagacatAACGCATATTAGCTGCTCcttaaatttggcaggcaaaaaaatgctgataaaaagcctttttaattaagccattaatggtaattaatcaaaattcttagGGTGTGatgaatctgattaaaaaatataattgtttgACAGTTCTAATTAGCCAACTATAATTCTATCTTAACTAAATATACAGCAAATTGAAACATACCAGAGTATAATTAAGGCATTtaatgacaaattaaaaatagtttaaaaaaatttaataaatttgtaAGTAACATTACTTAATGCAGTAATCAATGTAGCCGCAAGGGGGCACAACCCAGTGTCCCAAGtccggataaatacagaggattgtgtcaggaagggcatccaatgtaaaaactttggccaaatcaaacatgcgaatcaaatatatgacttccataccggatcggtcgaggcccgggttaacaacgaccgccatcggtgctgttgacctacagggtgccggtggaaactggactactgttggtcgaagaaagagaggaggaaggtgtgttcgtaggactaggactgagagtagggactttgaatgttggaactatgacaggaaaaggtacagtagagagctggttgacatgatgcaggggagcgggggctgtgggccggtggggtgcctggtgggcctgccgtgccccgttctgctgcgttgggcttggggcgcgggccgtgttggggtgacgacgtcataaaggttcacgggctagcgatgctaacaccggaaaacgcggtgcacaaccgagcacgctcaggcatattcatcggagtagtgggtacagtctgctacttgctattccccggaaaaaaaggccgtcaagaaagtgtaacgtctgcacgcgaaacggacaatcgaagtgaaacgaatctgttgtgcaaatcctgctccgtcagAGTGCCAACGTCCTCACCCACAGGACAGATTTGTTCATCATCCAACATCAGTGTAGCTTGTTGACCTCGCCGACGCTCCCGAGGCTCGGCGTGAGCAGATCACCACAGACAGCTAACAAAATCTTGTGAACAAGCCCTCCCTGAACAGCGAACTGTTACAAAAGCATACGAGTGGCCCGTGAATTTTATTAGTAATGATCTGCAAGCACATAAAATATGGTGTTGGCATCTGCCTTACACCTGTCACAAGAATAAATGTGATAAAGAGATTTGGGGAGACAATTACAAAAAAGCCTCAATGGCCTCAAAACTCAAAACCTTGccagttttgagttttttttggtCTGACATTTTATGACGACTGTTTACAACAAACACTGAAGTTTGACTGACACATCCAGTAAGGCCCAATGGCACGtccaaaaaactcaaaacatttaaatgcatcCAACCACAAACTAGCCAAGAATGCATTTTGTTTTAACAGTGCACACTAAAGTGTTTGTACTGCCTGTTTGTGTGCTTCACTGCAAAGTAGTTGCAGAATTTCTCTCGTTTTCCATAATAAAATCTCGCTTGTCATTCCGCGAGGACGCTTCACTTTCACGTTTAATGGCGTGTCCTGCACAATTAAACAAAGGGAGGCAAATACTTTCACACACAATGCAGTCTAAATAAAGCACAACGCGTTACGCTGCAGGACAAATTAAAACAAGAGGACTCAGAAGAGACTTTCCCCAAGGCTTAAACATTTGTCACACAGCGAAATTATACCACTACCTACATTTTTTCCGTTAAATTCAAGTGAatttattaaacgttatttcCGTGGCCTTGGGGCAACATGGCTCAGGTGGGTGTGGAAGTACTTGCCCTTGTGTAAGATACAAGACAGTTGAAgcaataaaagcacaattatgtGACTATTAAGATAGTATCTGtgcataacaaaaaaacactctactgtataataatacatacaatAGCCTAACCACATTGGTATATACAGTAGAGTGTAAagaattaaaggggaagtcaatttgggggggggggcaatatgttctatgcagctccactagcggccattttgccacttgctgtcgactgaagatggtatcaatgttgctcaggcaacaaccaatcatagcgcAGCCTCAGaaaagctgtgattggtcgttgccttagccctgagcaacattgatgttatcgtcagttgacagcaagtatcaaaatggctgcccctaagatggataaaaacggctacattttgcttcataacttctTCTGCCCTCAGTTAGTGTAGGGGACGTAACCTATGCAGTGAGCTAAACATTTGAAAgagttccaaaaaataaaaggacaCGTGGTTGATGTAGCCTTTGGTCTTTACTTCCTTTTTCTTTAGTATTTTTGTGAAACTGCAACATAcagatcaaaataaaacataagtgctcctgcataaaaaaataacattacagTATAAGCAATACTACTTAACATCTGCGTAGCACAAGTAGGCTAACACTGACTTCAGCATAGGATAGCAGCTAACAGCTAATAGCAACGAGCTACCGTTTTAAAGAAAGTTCACCATTAAGAAACTTAGAATAATCACAAACACGAATAGCATTATGACTGGTATGACTTACAGATTATGCTCTGCCAAGGCtccgaaataaaaaataaaaaaacaatggtgAGAGAGGGAATTTGTCGTTTTCTACCTCCCTGTTGTAACTGCGTGTGCAGGCTTTCAGTAACACAGATGCTGCTTACATTGCTTCGCCAGTACGCGGCTCTGTTTTACAAAGTCAAATATATGAACACACAATGGCAAGGGTGACATCTACTGGCAAAGGTAGAACAGATTTCTTCACACAAAAAATTGGCTTTACAATAAAACTCAATTTACTATCATATGAGGGACAgaacataactcatattccacaaagttAATATCAATCAGGATATcatgccaagaaatgtttatggttgacttccactttaaacactttgaaggaccaaagaaaagctATTAGAACAGTCTTTGAATCTAAATATATTCTCTCTATTTAATGATTTTACAtaaattccaagattttactcaagcaAATATCTGTAAAAGCTTAGTAGAAAATAGTAgcaaacattttcaataattgtgattaaatacataatattgtgcgattaattagtaaaattttaatcgtttaacagcaataaaataaatacacacacac contains:
- the LOC144061760 gene encoding uncharacterized protein LOC144061760, whose protein sequence is MRSLLNFRLLPGAVLSTRFGIPSNVEDLERFIDGYFYNCAMEDSSVEKPSKKPSKKRKNDSATDTDDLTTTEVSVSMLESINKKLEVLSLICEEVKGFKVIDSVEAGVCGSHSASSVLSTFPQFLLWALEVSLICWSLDVSGVGEAPL